CAGAAGGGCCTGACCGAGGCCTCGGTCGAGAAGATCAAGGAGGCCAAGCCCTCGATGACCTTCACCACCCTTTCCGAGGAGGAGCGTCAGCCCTTCAAGGACGCGGCCGGCGAGGTCCAGGCCAGGTTCCTCGAGATGACGGGCGACAGCGGCAAGCGGATTCTCGACCAGATGAAAGAGGATCTCGAGGCGGCCCAGCAGGCCAGCCAGAGCTGATCCGACCCGAGCCGATCCGACGGGGGCCGGGCCGGGCCCCCGGGCACTTGCGTAGATGCGCAGGCGGCCCGGACGGCCCGCCTCTCGCCCCCGTCCCGCCCGGCACCGGCCCCCGCCCGCAGGGCGGAACGTAAGGAAGCTGCCCTTGTCCTCGGACCAATCTCTCCGGCCCCGCTCGCAAGCCAAATCCCAGAACCAGTCCCAGACACGGTCCCAGACCGACACCACCGCCGCCGACGACCCCGACGAGGTCGCCTATGTCTCGACCCTTCCCGGGGTGCTGGGAAAGATCGATGCCGCCATCGCCAGGGTCGAATCCGTGCTGCTGGCCACGGGCGTGCTGCTGATGGCGCTGAACACGGTCGCCAATGTGGTCGGGCGCTACCTGTTCCAGTCGAGCCTTTTCTTTACCGAGGAGCTCAACCGCGTCCTGATCGTGGTGATCACCTTCGCGGGCATCAGCTATGCCGCGCGCCAGGGTCGCCATATCCGGATGTCGGCGATCTATGACGCGCTGCCGGTCCGCGCGCGCAAGATCCTGATGATCGTGATCGCGCTGACCACGGCGGTGCTGATGTTCGGCCTGTGCTGGTTCGCGGTCGCCTATCTTCTGACCCAGGCCGGGCGCGGCCGGGTCCTGCCCGCCCTGCAGATCCCGGTCTGGACGACGCTGGTGATCGTGCCGGTGGGGCTGTTCATGACCGGAATGCAATACCTTCTGACCGCGGTGAAGAACGCGATCTCGCGCGATGTGTACCTGTCGACGGCCGTTCTGGAAGGCTATGACGACGACGAGACGGAGATCTGAGCAATGGCAGCTGCAATCTTCTCGATCATGATCGTCCTGCTGCTTCTGGGCTTTCCGATGATGATCCCGCTGATCGCGGGGGCGCTTGTGGGCTTCGTCACGCTGTTCGGCGGTCTCGGCCAGCTCGAGACCATGATCCAGCAGATGATGGCGGGCATCCGCCCGGCCTCGCTGATCGCGGTGCCGATGTTCATCTTCGCAGCCGACATCATGACCCGCGGGCAATCCGCGGGCCGGCTGATCGACATGGTCATGGCCTTTGTCGGCCACCTGAAGGGCGGGCTCGCGATCTCGACCGCCGCCGCCTGCACCATGTTCGGCGCGGTCTCGGGCTCGACCCAGGCCACCGTCGTGGCCATCGGCGGCCCGCTGCGGCCCCGGATGCAGAAGGCGGGCTATGGCGACAGCTTCATCCTGGCCCTCATCGTCAATGCCTCGGACATCGCCTTCCTGATCCCGCCCTCGATCGGGATGATCATCTATGGCGTGGTCTCGAACACCTCGATCGCCGAGCTGTTCATCGCGGGCATCGGGCCGGGGCTGCTGATCCTCCTGCTGTTCGCGCTGTATTCCTGGGCCTATGCGGTCCGCCAGGGGGTCCCGACCGAGCCCCGCGTCAGCTGGGGCGCGCGGCTGCGCGCGGTCCGCGCCGCGCTCTGGCCGCTGGGCTTTCCGGTGATCATCATCGGCGGCATCTATGGCGGCATCTTCAGCCCGACCGAGGCGGCCGCGGCCTGCGTGCTTTACGCGCTGATCCTCGAAACCATCGTCTTCCGCGAGATGGGCCTTCGCGACATCTACCGCACCGCCAAGTCGACCGGGCTGATCACCGGGGTCGTCTTCATCCTGGTGGCGGCGGGCGCGGCCTTTTCCTGGGTGATTTCCTTCGCCCAGATCCCGCAGGCCATCCTCTCGGCGGTCGGCATCGACCAGATGGGCCAGATCGGCGTGCTGTTCGCAATCTCGGTGGCCTTCTTCATCGGCTGCATGTTCGTCGACCCGATCGTGGTGATCCTGATCCTGGTGCCGATCTTCGCGCCGGTCGTCTCGGATGTCGGGCTCGACCCCGTCCTGGTCGGCACGCTGATCACGCTGCAGGTCGCCATCGGCTCGGCCACGCCGCCCTTCGGCTGCGATATCTTCACCGCCATCGCCGTCTTCAAGCGGCCCTACATGGAGGTGATCCGGGGCACGCCGCCCTTCATCCTGATCCTGCTCGGCGTCTCGGTGGCGCTGATCTTCTTCCCTCAGATTGCGCTTTTCCTCCGCGACCTCGCCTTCCACGGCGGGGCCGGGTGACGGCGGAAAGGAGACCTGTTTGTTCAAGTCGATCCTCGTTCCCTATGACGGCTCGGCCGGGGCCGAACGCGCGCTGCGCCAGGCGGTCGAGCTGGCCGGGCTCTGCGACGCCCAGCTGTCGGTGCTGACCGTCTTCCGGCACCATTCGATGCTCGAGGCCTCGCTGTCGATGGTCCGCAGGGACGAGCCGGGGCCGCTGGACGACGCGATGCGCGGCTATGCCCGCGAGGTGGCGGAATATGCCAAGCGGCTGGCGCGCGAGGCCGGGGCCGAGGGCGCCCGCGCCTTCATCAAGGCCGGGCCGCCCGCCCGCACCATCATCCGCTTCGCCCGCGAACACGAGAACGACCTGATCGTGATCGGCAGCCGCGGCCTCGGTTCGGTCGAGAACTACCTGCTGGGCAGCGTCTCGCACAAGGTCACGGGGCTGGCCGACTGCCCGGTGCTGGTGGTCTGAGCCGCACGCGCGACCCGCGCCCTGAAGCCAGAGCCCCCTAAAGCCCGAGACAAAGCCGGTAGCTTTGCGCGAAATGCTCGCGCGTATAGGTGATCGGCGCCTCGTGAAGCCAGGTCTGCCGCTCCATCACCAGCACCGGATCGGCGGGCGCGCAGTCCAGCGCCGTGGCCACCGCCTGCCCGGCCGGTTCGGCATGGACCTCCATGCCGCCATGGGTATAGGGCGCCTCGCGCACCAGCCATTCGTTCGGGCTGACGACGGCCAGATCGGCCGCGGCAATGCCGGGCACGGTCCTCAGGACCACCCAGCGGCGTTCGAACATGTGCGCCGCGCCATCGGCCAGATGCAGGCTTTCGACATAAAGCGTCGCTTCCGCCTCGGGCAGCTTCAGCCGGGCGCGCAGCTCGCCGGGCGCGGGCCCGGTCTCGCGGGCGAGAAGCCGGTAGCCATAGACCTGCCCGCGCGCCTCGACCTCGCGCCGGATCTGGGGGATTTCCAGCGTCGCCTTGCGCTGCGGCGCCTCGATCACCCGGGTTCCGGCCTTGCGGCGCCGGTCGAGGAAGCCCTCCTCGGCCAGATCGCGCAAGGCCCGGTTCACCGTCGCCCGGGCACAGCCGAATTCGGCCGCGATATCGGCCTCGTTCGGGATGAAGGCCCCCGGCGGATAGGTGCGGTCGCGGATCCGCAGCATGATCGTGTCGCGGATCGACTGCCACGAGGCGGCGCGGTCTCCGGCCATGGCTAGAGCCCGTCCCGGAGGCGGCGCATCGCGGCGGCATATCCCGCCACGATCTCGTCGCGGCGGATATGCCGCCCACCCCGCACCACATGCCGCCCGGCCGCCCAGACATCGCTGACGGCGCGGTCGTCGCGTGCGAAGATCCAGGTATCGAGCAGCAGATCGCCCTGCCGGCCGATCCCGTCGGGCCCCATGTCGCCCAGCGCCAGCAGATCGGCCCAGTTGCCGACCGCAAGCCCGCCGCTTGCGCGCCCGGCCGCCTGCGCCCCGCCCTCGGCCGCGCCCTGAAACAGCACCCGCCCGGTCGAGCGGTCCCCGGTCGCCAGCGCCGCCCGGGTGCGGTCGCGCAGCCGCTGCGAATAGTCGAGGGTGCGGAGCTCTTCGCTCAGCGAGATCCGGATATTGCTGTCCGAGCCGACGCCGAAGCGCCCGCCCGCCTGCGCCCAGCGCACCCCGTCGAAAATGCCGTCGCCGAGGCTCGACTCGGTGATCGGGCAAAGCCCCGCGACAGCGCCGGTCGCGGCCAGCGCCAGCGTCTCGGCGGGCTCCATCTGGGTGGCATGGATCGGGCACCAGCGGGCATCGACAGGGGCATTCTCCAGCAGCCATTCGACCGGGCGCAGGCCCGTCGCCGCGTGCACCTCGTCCACCTCGGCTTGCTGCTCGGCGATATGGATATGGATCGGCCCCTCGGGGGCCAGCGCTTGGGCCGCGGCGAGCCCCGCCGCATCGACCGCGCGCAGGGAATGCGGCGCGACGCCCATCCGGCAATCGGGGGAAAGGGCCGCGACATGGGCCGCCGCGCCCTCGAACAGCCGCGCGAAGCGGTCCGGGTCGTTGCCGAAGCGGTCCTGCCCCGCGACCAGCGCCCGCCGGTCGAGCCCGCCATAGGTATAGAGCACCGGCAGCAGCGTCAGCCCGATCCCCGAGACCGCCGCCGCCGCCGCGATCCGGCCCGACATCTCGGCCGGATCGGCATAGGGCGCGCCGCCCGGGCCATGATGCAGGTAATGGAACTCGACATTGGTGCCGTAGCCCGCCTCCAGCATCTCCATCTGCACGAAGGCGGCGATGGCCTCGACATCCTCGGGACCGATCCGGTCGAGAAAGCGGTACATCAGCCGCCGCCAGGTCCAGAAACTGTCGCGCGGATCGGGGCCGCGGGATTCGGTCAGACCCGCCATCGCCCGCTGAAAGGCATGGCTGTGCAGGTTCGCGGGGGCAGGCAGAAGCGTCTCGACAACGGTCGCGCCGGGCGGACAGGCCACGTTTTCACGCAATTCCGCGATCTTTCCGCCACTTTCGACGGCGATTTCCACGTCTTTCGCCCAGGAATTCATCACAAGCGCATGCCGCGCCCAGACCCTCTGCATCGCCTGACCCTCCGAGTTTGACTTGATTATTATGTGCAGACATATAATCTCGAATCAAGGAGGAGGCGATACAATGACTGATCTCACCCTTGCCAATGCGACCATCCTGCCACTCGGCGAGGATGCGCCGAGGCGGATCGAACGCGGCTGGCTCAGGATCGAGGGCGACCGCATCGCGGCGCTTGGCGACGGCCCCGCCCCCGAGGGCGGCCCGGTCGAGGATCTGGGCGGCCGCCTGGTCACGCCGGCGCTGGTCGATTGCCACACCCATCTTGTCTATGGCGGCAGCCGGGCCCGCGAATTCGAGATGCGGCTCGAAGGCGCCGGCTACGAGGAAATCGCCCGGGCGGGCGGCGGCATCCTTTCGACCGTGACCGCGACGCGGGCGGCCTCGGAGGACGATCTGGTGGCCTCGGCCCTGCCCCGGCTCGACTGCCTGCTGGCCGAGGGCGCGGGCACCATCGAGGTCAAGTCCGGCTACGGGCTGACCGTCGAGGACGAGCTGAAGATGCTGCGCGCGGCGCGGCGGCTGGGCCGCGAGCGCCCGGTCCGCATCGTCACCAGCTGGCTCGCGGCCCATGCCCTGCCGCCCGAATACAAGGGCCGCGCCGAGGCCTATATCGACGAGATCGCCATTGCCGGGCTGCGCGCCGCCCATGCCGAGGGGCTGGTCGACGCGGTCGACGGCTTCTGCGAGGGCATCGCCTTCTCGGTGCCGCAGATGGCGCGGATCTTCGATGTCGCCGACGAACTTGGCCTGCCGGGCAAGCTGCATGCCGAACAGCTCTCGCATCTGGGCGGCAGCCTGCTGGTGGCCGCACGCGGCGGGCTGTCGGCCGATCATGTCGAACATGCCGATGCCGCCGATGCCGCGGCGCTGGCCCGGGCGGGCGCGGCCGCGGTGCTGCTGCCCGGTGCCTTCTACACCCTGCGCGAGACGCAGATGCCGCCCGTCGCCGCCTTCCGCGAGGCCGGCACCGCGATGGCGCTGGCGACCGACTGCAACCCCGGCACCTCGCCGCTGACCTCGCTTCTGCTGACCATGAACATGGCCGCGACGTTGTTCCGGCTGACCCCGGACGAATGCCTGCGCGGCGTCACGGCGAACGGCGCCCGGGCGCTGGGGCTGACCGATTGCGGTCGGCTGGCGCCGGGCCTGCGCGCCGATCTTGCCGTCTGGGACATCGCCGAACCGGCCGAACTGACCTACCGGATCGGCTTCAACCCGCTTCACGCCCGTTATTTCGAGGGATGCAAATGCTGACTCTGACGCCGGGCGAGACCACGCTCGCCCAACTGGAAACGCTCTGGCGCGAGGAAGCGCCCGCGCGGCTGGCCGAGACCACCGGCCCCGCCATCGCCGCCTCGGCCGCCCGCATCGCCGCCGCCGCCCAAGGCGATCAGGCGGTCTACGGGGTCAATACCGGCTTCGGCAAGCTTGCCTCGGTCCGCATTCCGCCCGAGGACACCGCCACGCTGCAGCGCAACCTGATCCTGTCGCATTGCTGCGGCGTCGGCGCGCCGCTCGACATCGCCACCGCGCGGCTGGTGATGGCGCTGAAGCTGCTCAGCCTCGGGCGCGGCGCCTCGGGCGTCCGCCCCGAAATCGTCGCGCTGATCGAGGCGATGCTCGAGAAGGGCGTGACCCCCGCGATCCCGGAACAGGGCTCGGTCGGCGCCTCGGGCGATCTGGCGCCGCTGGCGCATATGGCCGCGGTCATGATCGGCGCGGGCGAGGCGATCTATGAGGGCGAAACCCTGCCCGGTGCCGAGGCGCTGGCCCGCGCCGGGCTGACCCCCGTCACGCTGGGCGCCAAGGAGGGGCTGGCGCTGATCAACGGCACCCAGGTCTCGACCGCGCTGGCCCTGACCGGCTGGTTCCGCGCCATGGCCTGCCTGCGCGCCGCCATCGTCACCGGCGCGATGTCGACCGACGCGATCATGGGCTCGACCGCGCCCACCCGCGCCGAGATCCACGCCCTGCGCGGCCATCGCGGCCAGATCGACGTCGCAGCCGCGATGCGCGGGCTCCTGAAGGGCAGCGAGATCCGCGAAAGCCACCGCGAGGACGATGCCCGGGTGCAGGACCCCTACTGCATCCGCTGCCAGCCGCAGGTGACGGGCGCGGCGCTCGATCTGCTGCGCTTTGCCGGGCAGACGCTTGAAACCGAGGCCAATGCGGTGACCGACAACCCGCTGGTGCTGTCGGACGGCTCGATCGTCTCGGGCGGCAATTTCCATGCCGAACCCGTGGCCTTTGCCGCCGACCAGATCGCGCTTGCCGTGGCCGAGATCGGCGCCATCGCCCAGCGCCGGGTCGCGCTGATGGTCGATCCGGCGCTCAGCTTCGGCCTGCCGCCCTTCCTGACGCCCGAACCGGGGCTGAACAGCGGGCTGATGATCGCCGAGGTCACCACCGCCGCACTGATGAGCGAGAACAAGCATCTGGCCGCGCCCTGCTCGGTCGACAGCACCCCCACCAGCGCCAATCAGGAGGACCATGTCAGCATGGCCGCCCATGCCGCGCGGCGTCTGGGCGGGATGACCCGCAACCTTGCCGTGATCCTCGGCGTCGAGGCGCTTTGCGCGGGCCAGGGCATCGAGTTCCGCGCGCCGCTGGCAACCTCCGAACCGCTGAAACGCGCGCTGGAGGCGATCCGCGCCGAGGTGGCCACGATGGGCGAGGACCGCTACCTCGCGCCCGACCTTGCCCGGGCGCAGGCCCTGATCGAAACCGGTGTGCTGGTGGCCGCCGCAGGGCTGGAGATGGCCGAATGAGCCCCGTCGAGATCACCCGCGGCGACAGCCCCGTCATCCTCGGCCTGCCCCATACCGGCACCCATGTGCCCGAGGACATCCTCGCCCGGCTGAACGCCCGCGGGCGCGAGCTGACCGATACCGACTGGCATGTGCACGAGCTTTACGATGGGCTCCTGCCCGGGGCGACGACGGTGCGCGCCACCTTCCACCGCTACGTGATCGACGCCAACCGCCCGCCCGAGGATGAAAGCCTCTATCCCGGGCAGAACACCACCGGTCTGGTGCCGCTGACCGATTTCGACGGCAAACCGATCTGGACCGCAGCCCCCGACGCGGCCGAGACCGCCCGTAGGCTGGCCGAATTCCACGCCCCCTATCACGCCGCCCTCGCGGCCGAGATCGCACGGGTCCGCGCCCGCCATGGCGTCGCGATCCTCTATGACTGCCACTCGATCCGCTCGGTCATTCCCTATCTCTTCGAGGGCACCCTGCCCGATTTCAACATCGGCACCGCCAGTGGCACGACCTGC
The genomic region above belongs to Rhodovulum sulfidophilum DSM 1374 and contains:
- the hutG gene encoding N-formylglutamate deformylase is translated as MSPVEITRGDSPVILGLPHTGTHVPEDILARLNARGRELTDTDWHVHELYDGLLPGATTVRATFHRYVIDANRPPEDESLYPGQNTTGLVPLTDFDGKPIWTAAPDAAETARRLAEFHAPYHAALAAEIARVRARHGVAILYDCHSIRSVIPYLFEGTLPDFNIGTASGTTCAPAIAVTAASVCAKAEGYSHVQNGRFKGGWTTRHYGRPETGVHAIQMELAQSTHLTAEAAPFALDPDKAARLRPHLAAILARIEALAPELSS
- a CDS encoding TRAP transporter small permease, which codes for MSSDQSLRPRSQAKSQNQSQTRSQTDTTAADDPDEVAYVSTLPGVLGKIDAAIARVESVLLATGVLLMALNTVANVVGRYLFQSSLFFTEELNRVLIVVITFAGISYAARQGRHIRMSAIYDALPVRARKILMIVIALTTAVLMFGLCWFAVAYLLTQAGRGRVLPALQIPVWTTLVIVPVGLFMTGMQYLLTAVKNAISRDVYLSTAVLEGYDDDETEI
- a CDS encoding GntR family transcriptional regulator encodes the protein MAGDRAASWQSIRDTIMLRIRDRTYPPGAFIPNEADIAAEFGCARATVNRALRDLAEEGFLDRRRKAGTRVIEAPQRKATLEIPQIRREVEARGQVYGYRLLARETGPAPGELRARLKLPEAEATLYVESLHLADGAAHMFERRWVVLRTVPGIAAADLAVVSPNEWLVREAPYTHGGMEVHAEPAGQAVATALDCAPADPVLVMERQTWLHEAPITYTREHFAQSYRLCLGL
- the hutH gene encoding histidine ammonia-lyase, with the translated sequence MLTLTPGETTLAQLETLWREEAPARLAETTGPAIAASAARIAAAAQGDQAVYGVNTGFGKLASVRIPPEDTATLQRNLILSHCCGVGAPLDIATARLVMALKLLSLGRGASGVRPEIVALIEAMLEKGVTPAIPEQGSVGASGDLAPLAHMAAVMIGAGEAIYEGETLPGAEALARAGLTPVTLGAKEGLALINGTQVSTALALTGWFRAMACLRAAIVTGAMSTDAIMGSTAPTRAEIHALRGHRGQIDVAAAMRGLLKGSEIRESHREDDARVQDPYCIRCQPQVTGAALDLLRFAGQTLETEANAVTDNPLVLSDGSIVSGGNFHAEPVAFAADQIALAVAEIGAIAQRRVALMVDPALSFGLPPFLTPEPGLNSGLMIAEVTTAALMSENKHLAAPCSVDSTPTSANQEDHVSMAAHAARRLGGMTRNLAVILGVEALCAGQGIEFRAPLATSEPLKRALEAIRAEVATMGEDRYLAPDLARAQALIETGVLVAAAGLEMAE
- a CDS encoding formimidoylglutamate deiminase; protein product: MQRVWARHALVMNSWAKDVEIAVESGGKIAELRENVACPPGATVVETLLPAPANLHSHAFQRAMAGLTESRGPDPRDSFWTWRRLMYRFLDRIGPEDVEAIAAFVQMEMLEAGYGTNVEFHYLHHGPGGAPYADPAEMSGRIAAAAAVSGIGLTLLPVLYTYGGLDRRALVAGQDRFGNDPDRFARLFEGAAAHVAALSPDCRMGVAPHSLRAVDAAGLAAAQALAPEGPIHIHIAEQQAEVDEVHAATGLRPVEWLLENAPVDARWCPIHATQMEPAETLALAATGAVAGLCPITESSLGDGIFDGVRWAQAGGRFGVGSDSNIRISLSEELRTLDYSQRLRDRTRAALATGDRSTGRVLFQGAAEGGAQAAGRASGGLAVGNWADLLALGDMGPDGIGRQGDLLLDTWIFARDDRAVSDVWAAGRHVVRGGRHIRRDEIVAGYAAAMRRLRDGL
- a CDS encoding universal stress protein; amino-acid sequence: MFKSILVPYDGSAGAERALRQAVELAGLCDAQLSVLTVFRHHSMLEASLSMVRRDEPGPLDDAMRGYAREVAEYAKRLAREAGAEGARAFIKAGPPARTIIRFAREHENDLIVIGSRGLGSVENYLLGSVSHKVTGLADCPVLVV
- a CDS encoding TRAP transporter large permease; translated protein: MAAAIFSIMIVLLLLGFPMMIPLIAGALVGFVTLFGGLGQLETMIQQMMAGIRPASLIAVPMFIFAADIMTRGQSAGRLIDMVMAFVGHLKGGLAISTAAACTMFGAVSGSTQATVVAIGGPLRPRMQKAGYGDSFILALIVNASDIAFLIPPSIGMIIYGVVSNTSIAELFIAGIGPGLLILLLFALYSWAYAVRQGVPTEPRVSWGARLRAVRAALWPLGFPVIIIGGIYGGIFSPTEAAAACVLYALILETIVFREMGLRDIYRTAKSTGLITGVVFILVAAGAAFSWVISFAQIPQAILSAVGIDQMGQIGVLFAISVAFFIGCMFVDPIVVILILVPIFAPVVSDVGLDPVLVGTLITLQVAIGSATPPFGCDIFTAIAVFKRPYMEVIRGTPPFILILLGVSVALIFFPQIALFLRDLAFHGGAG
- the hutI gene encoding imidazolonepropionase — its product is MTDLTLANATILPLGEDAPRRIERGWLRIEGDRIAALGDGPAPEGGPVEDLGGRLVTPALVDCHTHLVYGGSRAREFEMRLEGAGYEEIARAGGGILSTVTATRAASEDDLVASALPRLDCLLAEGAGTIEVKSGYGLTVEDELKMLRAARRLGRERPVRIVTSWLAAHALPPEYKGRAEAYIDEIAIAGLRAAHAEGLVDAVDGFCEGIAFSVPQMARIFDVADELGLPGKLHAEQLSHLGGSLLVAARGGLSADHVEHADAADAAALARAGAAAVLLPGAFYTLRETQMPPVAAFREAGTAMALATDCNPGTSPLTSLLLTMNMAATLFRLTPDECLRGVTANGARALGLTDCGRLAPGLRADLAVWDIAEPAELTYRIGFNPLHARYFEGCKC